One Camelina sativa cultivar DH55 chromosome 3, Cs, whole genome shotgun sequence genomic window carries:
- the LOC104760222 gene encoding cullin-2-like: MMPVIELEHGWSLMETGILKLKRILEGCPENFSGEEYIALYSAVYNMCVQKIPKDFSKQLYDNYADVINAYNKETVLPYIRTKHGEYMLREFVLRWNNHKVLVRWLSRFFYYLDRYFTARNNLPSLNLVGLTSFRDLVYQEGQSIAKDAVLALIHKEREGEQIDRALLKNVVEVYVGNGLGEMEKYEDDFESFMLHDTASYYSCKASSWIEEASCPDYMLKSEECLKKEKERVSHYLHSSTEPKLIEKVQHELLVVVTKRLIENEHSGCRALLRDNKMDDLARMYRLYHLIPQGLDPVVDLFKQHVTAEGNALIKQAADAVTDQAESASGVQVQDQVLIRKIIELHDKYMVYVDECFQKHTLFHKALKEAFEVFCNKTVAGVSSAEILATYCDNVLKKGGGTEKLSDEAIEETLEKVVKLLFYISDKDLFAEFYRKKQAKRLLFDRSGSDDHERSILTKLKELLGGQFTSKMEGMVTDMTLAKDTQIGFVGYQSDKTKLGIDFTVTVLTTGFWPSYKTSDLNLPSEMVNCIEAFKAYYATNTKHRRLSWIFSLGTCHILGRFDKRPLELIVTTYQAAVLLLFNNADRLSYTEILEQLNLSHEDLARLLHSLSCLKYKILIKEPMSRSISKTDTFEFNSNFTDKMRRIRVPLPPMDERKKVVEDVDKDRRYAIDAALVRIMKSRKVLGHQQLVSECVEHLSKMFKPDIKMIKKRIEDLITRDYLERDSENPNTFKYLA; encoded by the exons ATGATGCCTGTAATTGAGCTGGAGCATGGATGGTCCTTAATGGAGACTGGTATTTTAAAGCTTAAGAGGATTCTCGAAGGATGTCCTGAGAACTTTTCGGGGGAAGAATATATTGCTCTATACTC GGCTGTCTACAATATGTGCGTCCAGAAGATTCCTAAAGATTTCTCTAAGCAGCTTTATGATAACTATGCTGATGTTATTAACGCTTATAATAAGGAAACA GTGTTGCCTTATATAAGGACGAAGCATGGCGAATATATGCTTAGAGAGTTTGTTCTCAGATGGAATAACCATAAAGTTCTGGTTAGATGGTTATCCCGTTTCTTCTACTACCTTGACCGTTACTTCACTGCTAGGAATAATCTTCCATCACTGAATCTTGTTGGCTTGACATCCTTCCGCGACCTGGTTTATCAAGAGGGGCAGTCCATTGCCAAAGACGCTGTACTAGCACTT ATTCATAAAGAACGTGAGGGCGAACAAATTGATAGAGCACTGCTGAAAAACGTAGTAGAGGTCTATGTTGGGAATGGACTGGGAGAGATGGAGAAATACGAAGACGACTTTGAATCTTTCATGCTTCATGATACCGCATCTTACTATTCTTGCAAGGCCTCAAGCTGGATCGAGGAGGCTTCTTGTCCTGATTACATGCTAAAG tcTGAAGAGTGTCTaaaaaaggagaaggagagagtcAGTCACTACCTTCATTCATCCACAGAGCCCAAACTAATTGAG AAAGTACAACATGAATTGTTGGTTGTGGTTACTAAAAGGCTTATAGAAAACGAGCACTCAGGGTGCCGTGCCTTGCTAAGAGATAACAAG ATGGATGATCTCGCCAGGATGTACAGGCTTTATCATTTAATCCCGCAAGGGTTGGACCCTGTTGTAGACTTATTCAAGCAG CATGTTACTGCAGAGGGAAATGCCCTTATCAAACAAGCTGCCGACGCAGTTACTGATCag GCTGAAAGTGCTAGTGGCGTGCAGGTGCAGGACCAG GTGCttatcagaaaaataattgaGCTACATGATAAATACATGGTCTATGTCGATGAGTGTTTTCAGAAGCACACCCTCTTCCATAAG GCATTGAAAGAGGCATTTGAAGTCTTCTGTAACAAAACAGTGGCTGGAGTGTCCAGTGCCGAAATACTTGCAACGTATTGCGATAATGTCCTGAAGAAAGGAGGAGGAACTGAGAAGCTTAGTGATGAAGCAATTGAAGAAACGCTTGAGAAA GTGGTTAAGTTGCTGTTTTATATAAGCGACAAGGATCTTTTCGCCGAGTTTTACAG GAAGAAACAAGCCAAACGGCTCTTATTTGATCGCAGTGGTAGTGATGATCACGAAAGAAGTATACTCACGAAGTTAAAAGAACTACTCGGTGGGCAGTTTACTTCTAAGATGGAGGGCATG GTGACGGATATGACATTGGCAAAAGATACTCAAATCGGATTTGTGGGATATCAATCCGACAAGACAAAGCTGGGGATTGATTTTACTGTTACTGTTCTTACTACTGGTTTTTGGCCAAGTTACAAAACATCCGACCTAAATCTACCCAGTGAAATG GTAAACTGTATTGAAGCTTTTAAGGCCTATTATGCAACAAACACCAAACACAGGAGACTTTCATGGATTTTCTCTCTAGGAACTTGTCATATCCTTGGAAGATTCGATAAAAGACCACTCGAGTTGATCGTTACCACCTACCAG GCTGCTGTGCTATTGCTCTTTAACAACGCAGATAGATTAAGCTACACTGAGATCTTGGAGCAGCTTAACCTCAGCCATGAAGATCTTGCCAGGCTGCTTCATTCACTTTCATGCCTAAAGTACAAGATTCTTATTAAGGAACCAATGTCGAGGAGCATCTCGAAAACAGATACCTTTGAATTCAATTCCAACTTCACTGATAAGATGCGGAGAATTAGG GTTCCCCTTCCACCAATGGATGAGCGTAAGAAAGTTGTTGAGGATGTTGATAAAGATAGACGCTATGCAATTGATGCGGCTCTGGTTAGGATAATGAAGAGCAGAAAAGTGTTGGGGCATCAACAGTTGGTGTCGGAATGTGTCGAGCATCTTAGCAAAATGTTCAAg CCTGATATTAAGATGATAAAGAAACGAATTGAAGACTTGATCACCAGAGATTATTTGGAAAGGGATAGCGAAAACCCCAACACTTTTAAGTATCTGGCTTAG
- the LOC104760203 gene encoding uncharacterized protein LOC104760203, with the protein MWRRNNLPGNLDSDQSISEEEEEHINVSSGETDMWPSENAKEEGGLLLQTKLEKLIGYGEQKNYARETGVVSLEATIRKISSSLEDDDVDVPDSPEESYLASSRRVCVPAQESGSDDEIQHDEQVATWSTICKETKSLVHLHGNASVSSSHLSGFRAKRGSKVIKDHLRPKFSFHSHTPGETLSKISDMAGDLEPAADEAIEEDPIAECPNDFDETSESRQGISVAASREVLHGFTEVLDIPPHKIRLIKRTSKLYSRHERKSLKGNSSNFQDSDTDDELPGPMDCGSSSDDEPSYQTPVPNISNQKKQFVGDRFDEAIKASSLSKEGLLFGSPKLSGGSSLYGKLQQIMKQEKETEMEITKKLQGGIGQPDASSYVDVKIMSRHLEGKLVVCKCSVIDLSGDSLLLKNTQALAANETETRVLFSTKVCADVDIEIGNCIRLYAPWKELEVTKSNDVIILSSYFSSL; encoded by the exons ATGTGGCGGCGAAATAACTTACCG GGGAATTTAGATTCCGATCAAAGCATATCTG aggaagaagaagagcacaTCAATGTTAGTTCGGGAGAAACTGATATGTGGCCAAGTGAGAATGCCAAGGAAGAG GGGGGATTACTACTTCAAACAAAGCTCGAAAAACTCAtag GTTAtggtgaacaaaaaaattatgctaGGGAAACCGGTGTTGTATCTCTGGAAGCAACT ATACGGAAGATATCTTCCTCTCTTGAGGATGACGACGTTGATGTTCCTGATTCCCCTGAGGAGAGTTATCTTGCTTCTTCCAGAAGAGTATGCGTACCTGCTCAGGAAAGTGGGTCAGATGATGAG ATTCAACATGACGAACAAGTGGCAACGTG GTCCACTATATGTAAAGAAACCAAGTCACTAGTCCATTTGCATGGTAACGCTTCAGTCTCATCATCCCATCTATCTGGATTCAGAGCCAAGAGAGGTAGTAAAG TTATCAAAGATCATCTGAGGCCAAAATTTTCGTTTCACTCACATACTCCTGGAGAAACGTTATCCAAGATAAGTGATATGGCTGGAGATCTTGAGCCTGCTGCTGATGAGGCCATAGAAGAGGATCCAATTGCTGAATGTCCCAACGATTTTGATGAAACATCAGAAAGCAGACAAGGTATTTCTGTTGCTGCGTCAAGAGAGGTTTTGCATGGGTTCACTGAGGTTTTAGACATTCCTCCACATAAGATTAGACTGATAAAAAGAACCTCGAAACTG TACAGCAGACATGAAAGAAAATCTCTTAAGGGAAACTCGTCTAACTTTCAAGATAGTGATACTGATGACGAACTACCTGGACCTATGGATTGTGGATCATCAAGCGATGATGAG CCTAGTTATCAAACCCCGGTGCCAAACATTTCCAACCAGAAGAAACAATTTGTTGGAGACCGGTTTGATGAAGCAATAAAAGCTTCCTCTTTGAGCAAGGAAGGTCTCTTGTTCGGTTCCCCTAAATTGTCAGG TGGCTCTAGTCTATATGGCAAGCTACAACAGAtaatgaaacaagaaaaagagacgGAGATGGAAATCACGAAGAAATTGCAGGGGGGAATTGGACAACCAG ATGCGTCAAGCTATGTTGATGTAAAAATCATGTCAAGACACTTGGAGGGAAAGCTTGTCGTGTGCAAATGCTCTGTTATTGACCTTTCTGGG gacTCCCTATTGCTCAAGAACACACAAGCCCTTGCGGCCAACGAGACAGAAACAAGAGTTCTCTTTAGTACAAAAGTTTGTGCGGATGTTGATATCGAAATAGGGAACTGTATCCGACTATATGCGCCATG GAAGGAATTGGAAGTGACGAAAAGCAATGATGTGATTATTTTGTCTTCATATTTCTCAAGTTTGTAA
- the LOC104760214 gene encoding wee1-like protein kinase has protein sequence MFEKKGGRTLLAKSKTLGTRRTKKVRKMEGTLERHSLLHFGQLSKISFENRPPSSADSSELRNQLGSADTDTNCAEKDFILSQDFFCTPDYITPDNQNLMSGLDISEDHSPCPRSPVKLNTVKSKRCRQESFTLNPSNSTWSSKNRVDEQENDDTDTDEVIMDKLQANQTERTGYVSKTAVALRCRAMPPPCLKNPYVMNQSETATDPFGYQRSKCASFLPASITGDDGLSRYLTDFHEIQQIGVGNFSRVFKVLKRIDGCLYAVKHSTRKLHLDSERRKAMMEVQALAALGFHENVVGYYNSWFENEQLYIQLELCDHSLSKKSSLKVSEREILVIMHQIAKALQFIHEKGIAHLDVKPDNIYIKNGVCKLGDFGCATRLDKSLPVEEGDARYMPQEILNEDYEHLDKVDIFSLGVTVYELIRGSPLTESRNQSLNIKEGKLPLLPGHSLQLQTLLKTMMDRDPMRRPSARELLDHPMFDRIRG, from the exons ATGTTCGAGAAGAAAGGAGGAAGAACACTGTTGGCGAAGAGTAAAACCCTAGGAACGAGAAGAACGAAGAAGGTTCGGAAGATGGAAGGGACATTGGAGCGacactctcttcttcactttGGTCAGTTGTCGAAGATTTCTTTCGAAAATCGGCCGCCGTCGTCGGCGGACTCGTCGGAGCTTCGGAATCAGTTGGGTTCGGCTGATACTGATACCAATTGCGCAGAGAAGGACTTTATTCTCAGCCAAGACTTCTTCTG CACACCTGATTATATAACACCGGACAATCAGAACTTGATGAGTGGTTTAGACATCAGCGAG GATCATTCTCCTTGTCCTAGGTCTCCTGTTAAACTAAATACAGTTAAAAGCAAAAGATGTCGCCAGG AAAGTTTCACATTGAATCCTTCGAATTCTACCTGGTCTTCTAAAAATAGAGTAGATGAACAAGAGAATGATGATACTGACACAGATGAGGTCATAATGGATAAACTCCAAGCTAATCAAACAGAGAGGACTGGATATGTTTCAAAGACTGCTGTTGCTCTGCGGTGTCGGGCTATGCCTCCCCCTTGCCTCAAGAATCCCTATGTGATGAATCAGTCTGAGACTGCTACTGATCCTTTCGGATATCAGAGATCAAAATGTGCAA GTTTTCTCCCTGCAAGTATAACTGGGGATGATGGCTTGTCGAGATATCTCACGGACTTTCATGAAATTCAG CAAATTGGTGTTGGAAATTTCAGTCGTGTATTTAAGGTGTTGAAGAGAATTGATGGTTGCCTATACGCTGTGAAACACAGCACAAGGAAGTTGCATCTAGATTCAGAGAG ACGTAAAGCTATGATGGAAGTCCAAGCTCTTGCCGCTCTAG gGTTTCATGAAAATGTAGTAGGATACTACAACTCGTGGTTTGAAAATGAACAACTGTACATTCAACTGGAACTCTGTGATCACAGCTTATCCAAGAAATCTTCTCTTAAGGTCTCAGAAAGAGAAATCTTGGTGATAATGCATCAG ATAGCTAAGGCATTACAGTTTATTCATGAGAAAGGAATAGCTCATTTAGATGTAAAACCAGACAACATATACATCAAGAACGGTGTTTGCAAGCTCGGTGACTTTGGTTGTGCCACGCGATTGGATAAAAGCTTACcagtagaagaaggagatgcaCGTTACATGCCTCAAGAAATACTAAACGAAGACTATGAGCACCTTGACAAGGTCGATATCTTCTCTTTAGGTGTCACGGTATATGAGCTGATTAGAGGATCTCCTCTTACAGAATCAAGAAACCAGTCCCTTAATATCAAAGAAGGCAAACTTCCTCTCCTTCCTGGCCATTCGTTACAATTACAGACACTGCTTAAG ACAATGATGGATCGTGATCCTATGCGTCGCCCTTCTGCTAGAGAATTGCTGGACCATCCCATGTTCGATAGGATTCGAGGTTGA